Below is a genomic region from Triticum dicoccoides isolate Atlit2015 ecotype Zavitan chromosome 5A, WEW_v2.0, whole genome shotgun sequence.
GCACCTTACTGAATCAAAATAAAGAATACCAatctttgatgatttttttggcatCAAACTGCGCTCGAATTGGTTTATTCAAAAATCAAAAACATCCAAATGTGATAAAAGAATCTAATCCTAGAATTCCTATTCGAGAAAATTTTGGGCCTTTACCTAGTATATCTGATTTTTGTTCACCTTACTATTTACTATTGCCTAATCAGATACTGTAGAAATAAATGGTTCCTTGACAATTTTAATCAAACCTTCCAGGTACTTCAACGACTTGTATGCACTTTGATAGATGAAAATAAAAGGATTTCTAATTTATTTTTTTGCGAGGAAAGGATTTCTATTTCGGTAGTAAAGTAACGTTGGATTCATTTCTTTTGAATTGTCAATTTGTCTGAATCTCAATAGTAACATAATCATGTTTCACCGTGTCTTCAAAGTGTTTTTTGATTAGTTCACGTGGGTAAGTCCCCGCCCCGAAAAAAAAAAGGATTGACGTGAGAAAGTTTATACAGGGGGGAAATAATGACAGAAGCTACTGGCCCGTGTTTGACAGGAAGCCCTCCGGCCAATGCACGGTGGCCTCCACGTCCGCGTGCTCTCCACGTAGAGGGTAAATTCACGGCCGAGAGCCGCTCGCGACGTGGGCACCGTCGCGGCCACCACGCCCAGCTCGTCACGGGTTGGCTCTCGTGGAGCACGGCCTATAAATTGCGCCCACTCGCTCCGAACAATACACCAACACACACTCAGCGACACAACAAACAGCAACTAGCAATCATCTAGCCGGTTCATCGCTTGTTGCAGCATCTCCTTCGTGCACCTTACACGGCTGTCTAATGGCAACCATGATGACCATGAGTTCCTTCGTCGGTGCCGCCGTCCTGCCGCGAGGCTCGGCTGGTGGCTTAGGCGCCCGGTCTCTGCCAGCGCAGGACCGACGTGCCCTCGTCGTCAGGGCACAAACCGAGGGCCCGAGTGCACCACCGCCAAACAAACCCAAGGTGCatgccatatactcccttcgtttctaaatataaattTTTTAAGACATTTCAAAtaaactacaacatacggatgtatatagacatattttagagcgtaatttactcattttgctttgtatgtaattACTTGTTGGAagaagacttatatttaaaaacagagggagtaggcAGCATGGTGTCGTAGCTAATCTCAGTCCAGTGGCACGTTTCTGATATTTGTTCTTGACACAGGCGAGCACCTCGATCTGGGACGCGATGGCCTTCAGCGGCCCTGCGCCAGAGCGCATCAACGGGCGGCTAGCCATGGTGGGCTTCATGACGGCGCTCGCGGTGGAGGCAGGCCGAGGCGATGGGCTCCTCTCGCAGCTTGGCAGTGGCACTGGGCAGGCGTGGTTCGCCTACACCGTGGCGGTGCTGTTCATGGCGTCGTTGGTTCCGTTGCTCCAGGGTGAGAGCGCCGAGAGCAGAGCCGGCGCCATCATGAACGCCAACGCGGAGCTCTGGAACGGACGCTTCGCCATGCTTGGCCTCGTCGCTCTGGCGGCCACCGAGATCATCACCGGCGCGCCCTTCATCAACGTGTAGAATAAACTAGCATTGTTGTCCACCGGATAACACAACCTGGACTTACCTAGTAGGGCATGTATTCTTTGTAAGTATATATAGTACTTGCTAATTAAAGAAGATTCATCTTTCTTTTTTCTCACTCCATGTATGTTTGAGATGAATTCCTCTTTCTACCACGTTTATTACATTTGAAATTTTATCACAAATAACATGTTAAGACATGTAGTTTTACAATTCGGACATGGAAAATACTTCCTAAGCgttctaaaacatcttatattactaGTTTATAAGAGGGAGTACAGATTAAAGCAAAGTTGCACATCTCTAACTTGTACTTGCACCTATACTGAGCAACATAAGATTACATTAAAAAAATCAACTACTCCAAATGCACGCTTCTGGCTCGAGGTTACACATAGGGATGAAATTGAGCGGATGAACAAGCAGCTTGGGGCTTCAAAGAAAAGGATAGTATGCGATGTTTGACCCATCACACATAATTTGCATAATGAAACCGTGTGCGTTGTGTTACACATGTTTTGCTTGCACGAAGCGTGTGCGACGACTGGCATCATCCCATACGGTTGTCAAAAGCAAATCATGGGCGACATCGAGCACACAGTTCTGCATATCTAATCAAGTGTGATGATGGGACGCCTCACACACATTTCATCTCGGAACATCATGTGCAATACGGGCACACGTTTATCTGTCGTCACCGTGTGTTGTGATTTGTACAATCACAGGCAATTCTTCAATAATAATTGTGTGTAAAGTTGTTCACATGGTTAATTCAAAAATAGTACTTCCTTTTTAATGTTGCTAAACATAGTATTTCAACATTGGAATTACTTAATTTATAAGATAAAATCTTAGAATTATATAGCTAGCTAGGCATCGTCTTTTGCTTCATCACTAACTAAGAACGCGTGTGCGGCTTCCATGTGGCCTAACATCCAAGTCCACCACTTTCATTGGCTGCGCCATGCCGGCTTCGTGTCCCGCGGTAGCCTCGACCACGGGAGAAATTGAATCTTTTACCCCACTTTACTTCTCCATTTGATAATTTGCCCGTTGAGAGGCTGCCGGGTGGGGCCGGAGCTACTGGTCATCAAAACAACCCTGAGGCAAATCATCCAACCCCTTGTAAAGTGGGGCAAATCATTCAATCCTCCCGACTACGGTGACAAAATGGTGGGAGTGAGGATGTGATCAGGCCAAACAGCTGCTTCCGCAACTGCATGGGCCTCACACTCTACGCATTCGATGCTACGGGGGGTGGCATCGACCAACTCGGCATACTCGTGGGCACACTGCTGCTTCTCGAAATCGTCATAGCATGCATCACGTAGCGCCCAGAATCCGTCGAGGTTGCCGTCGACCAGAGCACATGGtcgtcttgttggggaacgtagtatttcaaaaaatttcctacaatcacgcaagatctatttaggaaAAGCATAACAACGAAcggggagagtgtgttcacgtaccctcgtagaccgaaagcggaagcatttagtaacgcggttgatgtagttgaacgtcttcgcgatccaaccgatcaagcaccgaacgcatggcacctccgcgatctgcacacattcagctcagtgacgttcctcgaactctagatccaactgaggctgagggagagtttcgtcagcacaacggcgtgttgacggtgatgatgaagttaccgacgcagggcttcgcctaagcactacgacaatatgaccgaggtggaaatctgtagaGAGGGGCACCGCAGactgctaagaaatcaacttgtgtgtctatgggtgccccctgcccacgtatataaagggggtagGAAGAGGagaccggcctaggaggggcgcgcctatagggggagtccaactagggttcccaatcctagttggagtccccttccttttccaagagaggagagagggaaggagtaggagagggagaaggaaagagagggggggggggctccctagtgcaattcggacttgccatggggggcgcgcggccaccccttgaggcccttctctcctttccggtatggcccattaaggcccactactttccCGGTGAATTTcagtaactctccgatactccgaaaaatacctgaatcactcggaaccttttcgatgtccgaatatagccttctaatatatcgatctttacgtctcaaccatttcgagacttctcgtcatgtccgtgatctcattcgggactccaaacaaccttcggtacatcaaatcacataactcataatacaaatcatcatcaaacgttaagcgtgcggaccctacgggttcgagaaccatgtagacagtaccgagacacatctccggtcaataaccaatagcggaacctggatgctcatattggctcctacatattctacgaagatctttatcggtcaaaccgcataacaacatacgttgttacctttgtcatcggtatgttacttgcccgagattcgatcgtcggttccttatacctagttcaatctcgttatcggcaagtctctttactcgttccgtaatgcatcatcttgcaactaactcattaattacaatgcttgtaaggcttatagtgatgtgcattaccgagagggcccagagatacctctccgatacacggagtgaaaaatcctaatctcgatctatgccagctcaacaaacaccatcggagacacctgtagagcatctttataatcaccaagttacgttgtgacgtttgatagcacactaagtgttcctttggtattccggagttgcataatctcatagtctgagaacatgtataagtcatgaagaaagcaatagcaataaactaaacgatcatagtgctaagctaacggatgggtcttgtccatcacatcattctctaatgatgtgatcccgttcatcaaatgacaacacatgtctatggttaggaaacttaaccatctttgattaacgagttagtcaagtagaggtatactagggacactttgtttgtctatgtattcacacatgtactaagtttccggttaatacaattctaacatgaataataaacatttatatgatataaggaaatataaataacaactttattattgcctctagggcatatttccttcacgtcttCCTCCTCCTACCATTCAAAATCAAAGTCTAAGATTAAGGGGTTGGGCGCATGTTCCAAGGCAACGATGGCGGGCGGGCGAGCTCCAGCATGACAAGGCCGGCACGAGGGAGGCG
It encodes:
- the LOC119301656 gene encoding low molecular mass early light-inducible protein HV90, chloroplastic-like, translating into MATMMTMSSFVGAAVLPRGSAGGLGARSLPAQDRRALVVRAQTEGPSAPPPNKPKASTSIWDAMAFSGPAPERINGRLAMVGFMTALAVEAGRGDGLLSQLGSGTGQAWFAYTVAVLFMASLVPLLQGESAESRAGAIMNANAELWNGRFAMLGLVALAATEIITGAPFINV